The following coding sequences lie in one Amycolatopsis cihanbeyliensis genomic window:
- a CDS encoding putative glycolipid-binding domain-containing protein, translating to MEVAWSSLDWPGVEHVRWSDHEGLRVDSNAVVAFPDGAARISYRIETAAEGATTWVEVEIARQHAVRRLAVSGDGLGAWQDETGVPMPELTGCLDVDISSTPFTNTLPVRRLGLRPHQAADLRVLYIRVPELELSVSAQRYTRLDAADGRETYRYESAGFRADLPMDEHELVLDYPRGWRRERA from the coding sequence ATGGAGGTCGCGTGGAGTTCACTCGACTGGCCGGGCGTCGAACACGTGCGCTGGTCGGACCACGAAGGGCTGCGTGTGGACAGCAACGCGGTGGTGGCGTTCCCGGACGGGGCGGCGCGGATCAGCTACCGGATCGAGACCGCGGCTGAGGGCGCCACGACCTGGGTGGAGGTGGAGATCGCCCGCCAGCATGCCGTGCGCAGGCTCGCCGTGTCGGGTGACGGCCTGGGTGCCTGGCAGGACGAGACCGGCGTGCCGATGCCGGAGCTCACCGGCTGTCTCGACGTGGACATCTCGAGCACGCCGTTCACCAACACCCTTCCCGTCCGCCGGCTCGGCCTGCGCCCGCACCAGGCCGCCGACCTGCGTGTGCTGTACATCAGGGTGCCGGAGCTGGAGCTGTCGGTCTCCGCGCAGCGCTACACCAGGCTGGACGCCGCCGATGGCCGCGAGACCTACCGGTACGAGTCCGCGGGGTTCCGCGCCGACCTGCCGATGGACGAGCACGAACTGGTCCTCGACTACCCGCGGGGGTGGCGGCGCGAGCGCGCCTGA
- a CDS encoding CGNR zinc finger domain-containing protein has product MVNAEGHRQAAPGDLERVRELLNTWLVPNDTRVPADNLTEFCAAHGLGKAETSTIRALRRDLRAAIEQPAAADELISGWSARTAMRPVLEEGRLAFAHDGGPAGDLLATVLSAAADGRLRRLKACPDCRWVFYDHTRNGSKRWCLMYAGGPEGRACGTIAKVRRHRERSSGTS; this is encoded by the coding sequence ATGGTCAACGCGGAGGGGCACCGGCAGGCCGCGCCCGGGGACCTCGAGCGGGTGCGGGAGTTGCTGAACACCTGGCTGGTCCCCAACGACACGCGCGTGCCCGCCGACAACCTCACCGAGTTCTGCGCCGCACACGGGCTCGGCAAGGCGGAGACGAGCACCATCCGCGCGCTGCGCCGGGACCTGCGTGCCGCGATCGAGCAACCGGCGGCCGCGGACGAACTGATCTCCGGCTGGAGCGCGAGAACCGCGATGCGCCCGGTACTCGAGGAGGGGCGGCTGGCCTTCGCCCACGACGGCGGGCCCGCGGGGGACCTGCTCGCGACGGTGCTCTCCGCGGCGGCGGACGGCCGGCTACGCAGGCTGAAGGCGTGTCCCGACTGCCGGTGGGTGTTCTACGACCACACGCGCAACGGCAGTAAGCGGTGGTGCCTGATGTACGCGGGCGGGCCGGAAGGGCGGGCCTGCGGCACCATCGCCAAGGTGCGCAGGCACCGTGAACGCAGCTCGGGAACCTCCTGA
- a CDS encoding DUF4240 domain-containing protein: protein MREHHVWRLIRQARRDTRDHLAGTRDRHSCLPTVSGWTALSFLGKSLQDRPLADVVAFQHLLIRIHRRAYRWDLWLAFGIALGGADEDRFDDCICWLVLRGRRAFARVLIDPDTLAGMDLGPMEVSGSGGLATLTHEVLVPGGGEALSRWQDEWLHDVVGSIPPAGPPLGDPPPQDLAAARRRFPKLAARHLPPEQADPIGPLIRHDFPVGRAR from the coding sequence ATGAGGGAACACCACGTCTGGCGCCTGATCCGGCAGGCCAGGCGAGACACCCGCGACCACCTGGCCGGCACCCGGGACCGGCACAGCTGCCTGCCCACCGTTTCCGGCTGGACGGCACTGTCCTTCCTGGGCAAGTCGCTCCAGGACAGACCGCTGGCCGACGTGGTCGCCTTCCAGCACCTGCTGATCCGGATCCACCGCCGCGCCTACCGGTGGGATCTGTGGCTGGCGTTCGGGATCGCGCTCGGCGGAGCCGACGAGGACCGCTTCGACGACTGCATCTGCTGGCTGGTCCTGCGGGGCAGACGCGCCTTCGCCCGCGTGCTGATCGATCCGGACACCCTCGCCGGGATGGACCTCGGTCCCATGGAGGTGTCCGGCTCGGGCGGTCTGGCCACCCTGACGCACGAGGTGCTCGTCCCCGGCGGAGGCGAGGCCCTCAGCCGGTGGCAGGACGAGTGGCTGCACGATGTGGTGGGCAGCATCCCGCCGGCCGGGCCGCCACTCGGTGACCCGCCGCCGCAGGACCTGGCGGCGGCGCGGCGGCGGTTCCCGAAACTGGCCGCCCGCCACCTGCCGCCGGAACAGGCCGACCCCATCGGCCCGCTGATCCGGCACGACTTCCCGGTCGGGCGCGCCCGATGA
- a CDS encoding DNA alkylation repair protein: MSLIEAVRTGLADLADPAKAPAMRAYMKSELPFRGVAKPARQRLGRQVFAEHPLPDVETWTATVLELWRGARYREERYLALDLTGHRSYSAWQGPELLPLYEELIVTGAWWDFVDEIAAHRVGPILRASPEAVDPVLRDWANGVDRWKRRGAVICQLGSKKDTRTRLLEYCVEANIDDPDFFLRKGIGWALRQYARVDPDWVRAFVRTHPGLSPLSRREALRHLEGNDGAHP; this comes from the coding sequence ATGAGCCTGATCGAGGCGGTGCGCACCGGGCTGGCCGACCTGGCTGACCCGGCGAAGGCACCGGCCATGCGCGCGTACATGAAGTCCGAGCTGCCGTTTCGCGGGGTGGCCAAGCCGGCCCGGCAGCGGCTGGGCCGGCAGGTGTTCGCCGAGCACCCGCTGCCGGATGTCGAGACGTGGACGGCCACCGTACTCGAGCTCTGGCGCGGTGCGCGGTACCGCGAGGAACGGTACCTGGCGCTGGACCTGACCGGCCACCGTTCCTACTCCGCTTGGCAGGGACCGGAGTTGCTGCCGCTGTACGAGGAACTGATCGTCACCGGCGCGTGGTGGGACTTCGTGGACGAGATCGCGGCCCACCGCGTGGGTCCCATCCTGCGTGCGTCGCCCGAAGCGGTCGACCCGGTGCTCCGCGACTGGGCGAACGGGGTCGACCGGTGGAAACGCCGCGGCGCGGTGATCTGCCAGCTCGGATCCAAAAAGGACACCAGGACCAGGCTGCTGGAGTACTGCGTCGAGGCGAACATCGACGATCCCGACTTCTTCCTCCGCAAGGGCATCGGCTGGGCGCTGCGCCAGTACGCGCGGGTGGATCCGGATTGGGTGCGCGCCTTCGTCCGCACCCATCCCGGCTTGTCCCCGCTGTCCCGGCGGGAGGCGCTCAGACATCTGGAGGGGAACGATGGAGCACACCCGTAG
- a CDS encoding protein-tyrosine phosphatase family protein: MLDAWEPTAAGVLRLPSGRLVRGRGLRRPLPAGPEPTFALYLLGHEPPPVTWETRWLRWPDFRLPADHEATAAALREAWARAEDDRVEIACAGGHGRTGTALACLAVLDGVPGREAVGYVRKHYTRRAVETPWQRRFVNRFR; the protein is encoded by the coding sequence ATGCTCGATGCCTGGGAGCCGACGGCGGCCGGCGTGCTGCGGCTGCCCTCCGGCCGGCTCGTTCGCGGCCGGGGGCTCCGCCGCCCGCTTCCGGCGGGCCCGGAGCCCACCTTCGCGCTGTACCTTCTTGGCCACGAGCCTCCTCCGGTGACCTGGGAGACCAGGTGGCTGCGCTGGCCGGACTTCCGGTTGCCCGCCGACCACGAAGCCACCGCGGCGGCACTGCGCGAAGCATGGGCACGCGCCGAAGACGACCGCGTGGAGATCGCCTGCGCCGGCGGGCACGGCCGGACCGGCACGGCACTGGCCTGCCTCGCGGTGCTGGACGGCGTGCCGGGTCGCGAGGCGGTCGGCTACGTCCGGAAGCACTACACGCGGCGCGCCGTCGAGACGCCCTGGCAACGCCGGTTCGTCAACCGCTTCCGCTAG
- a CDS encoding alpha/beta fold hydrolase: MTQRTVRTDGVELCLETFGDPADPALLLISGAAGSMDQWEPAFCARLAGEGRFVIRYDHRDTGGSSTSPVGAPSYSGDDLATDPVRILDALGIDRAHLVGISMGGGLAQYLAARRAERLLTLTLIATSPAGECSERRSLPPSEPRIRAVFENPAPEPAWDDRSAVIDYLVEAERPFAGSLGFDEQRARRTATVVVDRTRDIAASVTNHWVIDGGSTDRFRLADITLPTLVLHGTDDPLFPLGHGEALAAEIPGATFVPLHGMGHEMPPRPLWDTAVSAIVGHTAQRRT, translated from the coding sequence ATGACTCAGCGAACCGTGCGTACCGATGGCGTCGAACTGTGCCTGGAGACCTTCGGGGATCCCGCCGATCCGGCGCTGCTGCTGATCAGCGGCGCCGCCGGATCCATGGACCAGTGGGAGCCCGCGTTCTGCGCGCGACTCGCCGGCGAGGGCCGGTTCGTGATCCGGTACGACCACCGCGACACCGGCGGGTCCTCGACCTCGCCCGTGGGCGCGCCCTCGTACTCCGGTGACGACCTGGCCACCGACCCGGTGCGGATCCTCGACGCGCTGGGCATCGACCGCGCCCACCTCGTCGGGATTTCCATGGGCGGCGGGCTCGCGCAGTACCTGGCGGCCCGGCGGGCCGAACGGCTGCTCACGCTCACCCTGATCGCCACCAGCCCGGCGGGGGAGTGTTCCGAGCGGAGGAGCCTGCCCCCGAGCGAGCCGCGAATCCGTGCCGTGTTCGAGAATCCCGCTCCGGAACCGGCCTGGGACGATCGTTCGGCCGTGATCGACTATCTCGTCGAGGCCGAACGCCCCTTCGCCGGTTCGCTCGGTTTCGACGAGCAGCGGGCACGCCGGACGGCGACCGTCGTGGTCGACCGCACCCGGGACATCGCGGCGAGCGTGACGAACCACTGGGTCATCGACGGCGGCTCGACGGACCGGTTCCGGCTGGCCGACATCACCCTGCCGACCTTGGTGTTGCACGGCACCGACGATCCGCTCTTCCCGCTCGGCCACGGCGAGGCGCTCGCCGCCGAGATCCCGGGGGCCACGTTCGTCCCGCTGCACGGAATGGGACACGAGATGCCCCCGCGCCCGCTGTGGGACACCGCGGTATCCGCGATCGTGGGGCACACGGCGCAGCGGCGGACCTAA
- the pheT gene encoding phenylalanine--tRNA ligase subunit beta — MRVPVSWLTEHLELDEAVGPDELVEAFVRIGVEVEDVQPLGQVEGPLVVGRVVEFEELSEFKKPIRYCRVEVGDGVPDTAAEELAPEPDDPDDGVADSEDAVQQGHSGIQTNGIICGAGNFAEGDLVVVALPGAVLPGGFEITARKTYGRVSEGMICSARELGFGDDHTGILVLPPGTASPGDEAREVLRVDDTVLELTPTPDRGYALSIRGLARELACALDAPFGDPADPGAVGLPAGEGDAWPVTIEDPEGCGRFVLRRVTGLDAGAPTPWWMRRRLMLAGIRSISLAVDVTNYVMLELGHPMHAWDTTTVRGGLVVRRARAGEKLTTLDDVERELDPDDIVIADDSGVTSLAGVMGGAGTEIGLDSTDVLLEAAHWDPASISRTARRHKLFSEAAKRFERFTDPQLCAVAVELAARLLRQYGDGSIQPGRTDEGEVEPPPAVTMPISLPDQVAGVSYERGVTVRRLTQIGCKITVSTGDDGKGVVTAVPPSWRADLVQRADLVEEVLRLEGYDSIPSVLPAAPAGRGLTETQRRRRTISRALAETGYVEVLPFPFVDKSVWDAFGLPEDDDRRHTVTLLNPLEADKSELATSLVPSMLETLQRNTARGFRDLALFHIGQVVLPGEGRPVVPELDVGGRPSEEDLAALREAVPHQPTHVAVVLSGLRERSGWWGSGAQAGWADAVQAARTVAAAAGVELRVEAGDLPPWHPGRCARLSVGERTVGHAGELHPKVVEALGLPARMAAMELDLDAIPLPDDRPAPSISAYPPVLLDVALVVDAEVPSAELAEVLRHGAGELLEDVALFDDYRGDQVGEGKRSLAYKLRFRAPDRTLTAEEATKARDAAVSAAAERFGATLR; from the coding sequence GTGCGAGTCCCCGTCAGCTGGCTCACCGAACACCTCGAGCTCGATGAAGCGGTCGGGCCGGACGAGCTCGTCGAGGCGTTCGTCCGGATCGGTGTCGAGGTCGAGGACGTGCAACCACTCGGCCAGGTCGAGGGGCCGCTCGTGGTCGGCAGGGTCGTCGAGTTCGAGGAGCTGAGCGAGTTCAAGAAGCCCATCCGGTACTGCCGGGTGGAGGTCGGCGACGGCGTGCCGGACACCGCGGCCGAGGAACTCGCGCCGGAACCGGACGATCCGGATGACGGCGTGGCGGACTCCGAGGACGCCGTCCAGCAGGGCCACTCCGGGATCCAGACCAACGGCATCATCTGTGGCGCAGGCAATTTCGCCGAGGGCGATCTGGTGGTGGTCGCCCTGCCCGGTGCCGTGCTGCCAGGTGGGTTCGAGATCACCGCACGCAAGACCTACGGCCGGGTCAGCGAAGGCATGATCTGCTCCGCACGCGAGCTCGGGTTCGGAGATGACCACACCGGCATCCTGGTGTTGCCACCCGGCACGGCGAGCCCCGGCGACGAGGCCAGGGAGGTGCTCCGTGTCGACGACACGGTGCTGGAGCTCACGCCGACCCCCGACCGTGGCTACGCCCTTTCGATCCGGGGACTGGCCAGGGAACTGGCCTGCGCGCTGGACGCGCCCTTCGGCGACCCGGCGGATCCTGGCGCCGTCGGGCTGCCGGCCGGCGAGGGCGACGCCTGGCCGGTCACGATCGAGGACCCGGAGGGCTGCGGTCGGTTCGTCCTGCGCAGGGTCACCGGCCTGGACGCCGGAGCCCCGACACCGTGGTGGATGCGGCGCAGGCTGATGTTGGCCGGGATCCGGTCGATCTCGCTGGCCGTGGATGTCACCAACTACGTGATGCTCGAACTCGGCCACCCGATGCACGCCTGGGACACCACCACGGTGCGCGGTGGGCTCGTGGTGCGCCGGGCGCGCGCCGGCGAGAAGCTGACCACGCTGGACGATGTCGAGCGGGAGCTCGATCCGGACGACATCGTGATCGCCGACGACAGCGGGGTCACCTCGCTCGCCGGTGTCATGGGCGGCGCCGGCACCGAGATCGGCCTGGACAGCACCGATGTGTTGCTCGAGGCCGCGCACTGGGACCCGGCGTCGATCAGCAGGACGGCGCGCCGGCACAAGTTGTTCTCCGAGGCCGCCAAGCGGTTCGAGCGGTTCACCGACCCGCAGCTGTGCGCGGTGGCCGTCGAGCTGGCCGCGCGGCTGCTGCGCCAGTACGGCGACGGCAGTATTCAGCCCGGCCGTACCGACGAGGGCGAGGTCGAGCCGCCCCCCGCGGTCACCATGCCGATCAGCCTGCCCGATCAGGTCGCCGGGGTGTCCTACGAGCGGGGGGTGACCGTTCGCAGGCTCACCCAGATCGGCTGCAAAATCACGGTGAGCACCGGCGACGACGGCAAGGGAGTGGTGACGGCGGTTCCGCCCAGCTGGCGGGCCGACCTCGTGCAGCGGGCCGACCTGGTGGAGGAGGTGCTGCGGCTCGAGGGATACGACAGCATCCCCTCGGTGCTGCCCGCCGCGCCCGCCGGCCGTGGGCTCACCGAGACTCAGCGCCGGCGCCGCACCATCTCTCGTGCGCTCGCCGAGACCGGCTATGTCGAGGTACTGCCCTTCCCGTTCGTCGACAAGTCCGTATGGGATGCCTTCGGGCTGCCGGAGGACGACGACCGCAGGCACACCGTGACCCTGCTGAACCCGCTCGAGGCCGACAAGAGCGAGCTGGCGACGAGCTTGGTGCCCAGCATGCTGGAGACCCTGCAGCGCAACACGGCACGGGGTTTCCGGGATCTCGCCCTGTTCCACATCGGGCAGGTCGTGCTGCCCGGCGAGGGGCGGCCCGTCGTGCCCGAGCTCGACGTCGGCGGGAGGCCGAGCGAGGAGGACCTGGCCGCGCTGCGCGAGGCGGTGCCGCATCAGCCGACACATGTCGCCGTCGTGCTCAGCGGGCTGCGGGAGCGTTCCGGCTGGTGGGGTTCCGGCGCGCAGGCGGGCTGGGCGGACGCCGTGCAGGCCGCGCGTACCGTGGCCGCCGCGGCCGGGGTCGAGCTGCGGGTCGAGGCGGGGGATCTGCCGCCGTGGCACCCCGGTCGGTGCGCCCGGCTCAGTGTCGGCGAGCGGACCGTCGGGCATGCGGGGGAGCTGCATCCGAAGGTGGTCGAGGCACTCGGACTGCCCGCCCGGATGGCCGCGATGGAGCTCGACCTCGACGCGATCCCGCTGCCGGACGACCGGCCCGCGCCCTCGATCTCCGCGTACCCACCGGTGCTGCTGGACGTCGCGCTCGTCGTCGACGCCGAGGTGCCGTCCGCGGAGCTCGCCGAGGTGCTGCGCCACGGCGCCGGCGAGTTGCTGGAGGACGTCGCGCTGTTCGACGATTACCGGGGCGATCAGGTCGGCGAGGGCAAGCGGTCGCTGGCGTACAAGCTGCGGTTCCGCGCTCCCGACCGGACGCTGACCGCCGAGGAGGCCACCAAGGCGCGGGATGCCGCGGTATCGGCGGCGGCCGAGCGGTTCGGCGCTACCCTCCGCTGA
- the pheS gene encoding phenylalanine--tRNA ligase subunit alpha: MSEANDQEQKSVATLAPETLQAAVLAAEEEFAAATDLDALAAVKPAHLGDQAPLLLARRQIGSLPKGEKAEAGKRVNEAMQAAQAAFDARRAVLQAERDERVLRDEAVDVTLPWDKTPRGARHPITTIAERVADAFMAMGYEVAEGPEVEAEWFNFDALNFGKDHPSRQMQDTFYIAPEGSGLVLRTHTSPVQARTLLDRELPVYVVVPGRTYRTDELDATHTPVFHQVEGLAVDKGLTMAHLKGTLDAFARSIFGESSGTRFRPHFFPFTEPSAEVDVWFPEKKGGPGWVEWGGCGMVNPNVLRACGVDPAVYSGFAFGMGLERTLQFRNGIPDMRDMVEGDVRFTLPFGTEA, translated from the coding sequence ATGTCCGAAGCCAACGACCAGGAGCAGAAGTCGGTCGCGACACTCGCTCCGGAGACCCTGCAGGCCGCCGTGCTGGCGGCCGAGGAGGAATTCGCGGCAGCGACGGACCTGGACGCGCTGGCCGCGGTCAAACCGGCACATCTCGGCGACCAAGCCCCGTTGCTGCTCGCCCGCAGGCAGATCGGTTCCCTGCCGAAGGGGGAGAAGGCCGAGGCAGGCAAGCGGGTGAACGAGGCCATGCAGGCCGCCCAGGCCGCCTTCGATGCCCGGCGTGCCGTGCTGCAGGCCGAGCGGGACGAGCGAGTGCTGCGCGACGAGGCCGTTGACGTCACTCTGCCGTGGGACAAGACGCCACGTGGTGCCCGGCACCCGATCACCACCATCGCCGAGCGGGTGGCGGACGCCTTCATGGCGATGGGCTACGAGGTCGCCGAGGGCCCCGAGGTCGAGGCCGAGTGGTTCAACTTCGATGCGCTGAACTTCGGCAAGGACCATCCTTCGCGGCAGATGCAGGACACGTTCTACATCGCGCCGGAGGGCTCCGGCCTGGTGCTGCGCACGCATACCTCGCCGGTGCAGGCCCGGACCCTGCTGGACAGGGAACTGCCGGTGTACGTGGTGGTGCCCGGGCGCACCTACCGGACGGATGAGCTGGACGCCACCCACACTCCCGTCTTCCATCAGGTCGAGGGCCTCGCGGTGGACAAGGGGCTCACCATGGCCCACCTGAAGGGCACGCTGGACGCCTTCGCCAGGTCGATCTTCGGCGAGTCCTCGGGAACCCGTTTCCGCCCGCACTTCTTCCCCTTCACCGAACCGTCGGCCGAGGTCGACGTGTGGTTCCCGGAGAAGAAAGGCGGCCCAGGCTGGGTCGAATGGGGCGGTTGCGGCATGGTCAATCCGAACGTGTTGCGTGCCTGCGGTGTCGACCCCGCCGTGTACTCGGGGTTCGCGTTCGGCATGGGGCTGGAGCGCACCCTGCAGTTCCGCAACGGGATTCCCGACATGCGCGACATGGTGGAGGGCGACGTCAGGTTCACCCTTCCCTTCGGAACGGAGGCGTGA
- a CDS encoding TrmH family RNA methyltransferase, giving the protein MTSQRPGDDRCTHRTPRVVAARRLATRSGRAEAGRFLAEGAQAVREALRYARVHELFVTEQAAARHGELVTEARRSARVSVITRRAAELLSETVTPQGLVAVCDVVEVPVERALAGRPRLVTVLAGVADPGNAGTVLRVADAAGADAVLLAGDTVDVHNGKCVRASTGSLFHLPVARCASPAEALAACRRAGLVVTAADGAAEDDLRTAPDLAAPTAWLLGNEAHGLAPELLAAVDRVLRVPIYGGAESLNLATAAAVCLYASAMAARGAPT; this is encoded by the coding sequence GTGACCTCGCAACGACCCGGGGACGACCGGTGCACGCACCGGACTCCCCGGGTCGTCGCTGCGCGCAGGCTCGCGACCCGCTCGGGCCGGGCCGAGGCGGGGCGCTTTCTCGCCGAGGGCGCGCAGGCCGTACGGGAGGCACTGCGGTACGCCCGGGTACACGAGTTGTTCGTCACCGAGCAGGCCGCGGCCCGGCACGGTGAGCTGGTGACCGAGGCGCGGCGCTCGGCTCGCGTGTCGGTGATCACCCGGCGAGCCGCCGAGTTGCTGTCCGAGACAGTCACCCCGCAGGGGCTCGTCGCCGTCTGTGACGTTGTGGAGGTGCCGGTCGAGCGGGCGCTGGCCGGCCGGCCGCGACTGGTGACCGTGCTCGCCGGCGTCGCGGACCCCGGCAACGCGGGCACCGTGCTGCGGGTGGCGGACGCGGCCGGTGCGGATGCCGTGCTCCTTGCCGGGGACACCGTGGACGTGCACAACGGAAAGTGCGTGCGTGCCTCCACCGGCAGCCTGTTCCATCTCCCGGTGGCCCGGTGCGCCTCGCCGGCCGAGGCGCTGGCCGCCTGCCGGCGCGCCGGACTGGTGGTGACCGCGGCCGATGGCGCCGCCGAGGACGACCTGCGGACCGCGCCGGACCTCGCCGCGCCCACCGCATGGTTGCTCGGGAACGAGGCTCACGGGCTCGCCCCGGAGCTGCTGGCCGCGGTCGACCGAGTCCTGCGGGTACCCATCTACGGTGGGGCGGAGAGCCTGAACCTGGCCACGGCGGCCGCGGTCTGTCTCTACGCCAGCGCGATGGCGGCACGCGGGGCACCCACCTGA
- the rplT gene encoding 50S ribosomal protein L20, which translates to MARVKRAVNAQKKRRATLENASGYRGQRSRLYRKAKEQTLHSFNYAYRDRRARKGDFRQLWITRINAAARQNGVTYNRFIQGLKAAGVEVDRKILAELAVHDAAAFTALAEVAKQNIPATVKPA; encoded by the coding sequence GTGGCACGCGTCAAGCGGGCGGTGAACGCCCAGAAGAAGCGTCGCGCAACGCTCGAGAACGCCAGCGGCTACCGTGGCCAGCGTTCGCGGTTGTACCGCAAGGCAAAGGAGCAGACGCTCCACTCGTTCAACTACGCCTACCGGGACCGCCGCGCCCGTAAGGGTGACTTCCGCCAGCTCTGGATCACCCGGATCAACGCCGCGGCGCGGCAGAACGGCGTCACCTACAACCGGTTCATCCAGGGCCTCAAGGCCGCCGGTGTCGAGGTGGACCGCAAGATCCTGGCCGAGCTCGCGGTGCACGACGCCGCCGCCTTCACGGCGCTGGCCGAGGTCGCCAAGCAGAACATCCCGGCGACGGTGAAGCCGGCCTGA
- the rpmI gene encoding 50S ribosomal protein L35, protein MPKHKTHSGTAKRVRVTGSGKLRRQRAGRRHLMEKQSSKVSRRLEGTTDVAKADVPRVKRLLGR, encoded by the coding sequence ATGCCGAAGCACAAGACGCACAGCGGGACCGCCAAGCGAGTCCGGGTCACCGGCAGCGGCAAGCTCCGCAGGCAGCGGGCCGGCAGGCGGCACCTGATGGAGAAGCAGTCCAGCAAGGTGTCCCGCCGGCTGGAGGGCACGACGGACGTCGCCAAGGCCGACGTGCCGCGGGTCAAGCGACTGCTGGGCCGCTGA
- the infC gene encoding translation initiation factor IF-3 produces MGTRSKTGTWSKQRDTSDQGGPISSETRINDRIRVPEVRLVGPNGEQVGIVRIEDALRLAQESDLDLVEVAPQARPPVCKLMDFGKFKYESAQKARESRRNQQLTVIKEQKLRPKIDQHDYETKKGHVSRFLAAGNKVKVTIMFRGREQSRPELGFRLLQKLADDVAELGFIESNPKQDGRNMIMVLAPHKNVKSKSKAKETEAAES; encoded by the coding sequence GTGGGCACCAGGTCGAAAACGGGTACATGGAGTAAACAGAGAGATACCTCGGACCAAGGAGGCCCCATCAGCTCCGAGACACGCATCAATGACCGTATCCGAGTTCCGGAGGTGCGGCTCGTCGGCCCGAACGGCGAGCAGGTCGGCATCGTCCGGATCGAGGATGCGCTTCGGCTCGCCCAGGAGTCGGATCTCGACCTCGTCGAGGTCGCCCCGCAGGCGCGGCCGCCGGTCTGCAAGCTCATGGACTTCGGCAAGTTCAAGTACGAAAGCGCGCAGAAGGCTCGCGAGTCACGCCGTAACCAGCAGCTGACCGTCATCAAGGAACAGAAGCTGCGTCCCAAGATCGATCAGCACGACTACGAGACGAAGAAGGGCCACGTGTCCCGCTTCCTCGCAGCCGGGAACAAGGTCAAGGTGACGATCATGTTCCGTGGGCGCGAGCAGTCCCGCCCCGAACTGGGCTTCCGACTGCTGCAGAAGCTGGCTGACGACGTCGCCGAACTCGGCTTCATCGAGTCGAACCCCAAGCAGGACGGCCGCAACATGATCATGGTGCTGGCCCCGCACAAGAACGTGAAGTCCAAGTCGAAGGCCAAGGAGACCGAGGCCGCGGAGTCCTGA
- a CDS encoding DUF1844 domain-containing protein codes for MVDNASEQPENSPAPDPSEVRGLAEIPSVEVISRAAVMLMSAAAERLGLADDEPDTSTHRDLDEARRLITALAGLVTASTEYLGLHAAPLRDGVQSLQKAFREASAVPDAPGQGPGEKYTGPVH; via the coding sequence GTGGTTGACAACGCTTCCGAGCAGCCCGAAAATTCCCCGGCTCCGGACCCGAGCGAGGTGCGCGGGCTGGCGGAGATCCCGAGCGTCGAGGTGATCAGCCGGGCCGCCGTCATGCTCATGTCCGCCGCGGCCGAGCGGCTCGGGCTGGCCGACGACGAGCCGGACACCAGCACGCACCGGGACCTGGACGAGGCGCGCAGGCTGATCACCGCGCTCGCCGGACTGGTCACCGCCTCCACCGAGTATCTCGGGCTGCACGCGGCGCCGCTACGGGACGGGGTGCAGTCCCTGCAGAAGGCGTTCCGGGAAGCCTCCGCGGTCCCGGACGCCCCGGGGCAGGGGCCCGGCGAGAAGTACACCGGGCCGGTGCACTGA